A window from Bacillus thuringiensis encodes these proteins:
- a CDS encoding DUF4046 domain-containing protein codes for MRMNTITIEDIYQEILDGKRNRFPRNTWNLDENNEMAKRVTRYLVTNILNWNEEEIKQNWNNSLIAKYRLRGVLKHKYDNSPYAMINDAYPNQFKEWEFRMTPLNFWTKEKALQLLKWIIEEEEKLSPQKLLQIYGQKWLNERRLSAPLRVLWHGSPYAMINDLYPNRFKEWEFTKAPNKFWTKETALQALKWTIEEKKLNTDQLKNIYENKWLTQSGLRGACQLYWNDSPYAMINDLYPNQFKEWEFKMTPNGFWTREKALDALQWTIEEKEKLTDNQLLQQYTMKWLKRNRLWTPVVRYWNGSPYAMINDLYPNKYLKSSFRGYITKS; via the coding sequence ATGCGGATGAACACAATTACTATAGAGGACATCTATCAGGAGATATTAGATGGAAAAAGAAATAGATTTCCACGAAATACTTGGAATTTAGATGAAAACAATGAAATGGCTAAAAGAGTAACAAGGTATTTAGTAACAAACATTTTAAATTGGAACGAAGAAGAGATAAAACAGAATTGGAATAACTCATTAATTGCAAAGTATCGATTACGTGGCGTATTGAAGCATAAATATGACAATAGTCCATATGCGATGATTAATGATGCATATCCAAATCAATTTAAAGAATGGGAATTTAGAATGACGCCGTTAAATTTTTGGACGAAAGAAAAGGCATTACAATTATTAAAATGGATAATTGAAGAAGAGGAAAAATTATCGCCTCAAAAACTTTTGCAAATTTATGGGCAAAAATGGTTAAATGAACGGCGACTAAGTGCACCTTTAAGGGTGCTCTGGCATGGAAGCCCGTATGCAATGATTAATGATTTATATCCAAATCGATTTAAAGAATGGGAATTTACTAAGGCTCCTAATAAATTTTGGACGAAAGAAACAGCGTTACAAGCACTGAAATGGACAATTGAAGAAAAAAAATTAAATACAGATCAGTTGAAGAATATATACGAAAATAAATGGTTAACTCAATCAGGATTGAGAGGAGCCTGTCAATTATATTGGAATGATAGTCCATATGCAATGATTAATGATTTATATCCGAATCAATTTAAAGAATGGGAATTTAAGATGACACCTAATGGTTTTTGGACGAGAGAGAAAGCACTAGATGCATTACAGTGGACAATTGAGGAAAAAGAAAAGCTGACAGATAATCAATTATTACAGCAATACACAATGAAGTGGCTAAAAAGGAATAGACTATGGACACCAGTAGTAAGATACTGGAATGGAAGTCCATACGCAATGATTAATGATTTATATCCAAATAAATATTTAAAAAGCTCATTCAGAGGATATATAACTAAATCTTAA
- a CDS encoding amino acid adenylation — MKQFLKTKSSHVINDAQAPLTENRKILWLAHQIDEKSGLIL, encoded by the coding sequence ATGAAACAATTTTTAAAAACAAAAAGTTCTCATGTGATAAACGACGCTCAAGCCCCTCTTACAGAAAATCGAAAAATATTATGGCTAGCACATCAAATTGATGAAAAATCAGGGCTTATATTATGA